A single window of Streptomyces sp. NBC_00464 DNA harbors:
- a CDS encoding TetR/AcrR family transcriptional regulator, which produces MHIQESHWPNAAVTSEGNGRIGAVGTVSGVGSSGTTAPSAAVSTLGAALGAQAGGAGAHSRSAPLRVDAQRNLEHVLRAAREVFGELGYGAPMEDVARRARVGVGTVYRRFPSKDVLVRRIAEEETSRLTDQARSALGQEEEPWSALSRFLRTSVASGAGRLLPPQILRVGVEADESAVVGDAGAARAGGAPGDGWDEPRVPQQRQEAGQASAQSGPRGAEHRSGPVEAEDEDLGAGAADLLEVVGRLVDRARTSGELRRDVTVADVLLVIATAAPSLPDAAQQAAASARLLDILLEGLRSRPA; this is translated from the coding sequence ATGCATATTCAGGAATCGCATTGGCCGAATGCTGCGGTCACGTCCGAAGGAAACGGACGGATCGGGGCAGTCGGCACAGTGAGCGGTGTCGGGTCCAGCGGGACCACCGCACCGTCGGCGGCCGTGAGCACCCTGGGGGCCGCGCTCGGCGCCCAGGCCGGTGGAGCCGGCGCCCACAGCCGTTCCGCACCGCTGCGCGTGGACGCGCAGCGCAATCTGGAGCACGTGCTGCGTGCCGCACGCGAGGTGTTCGGCGAGCTGGGGTACGGCGCTCCGATGGAGGACGTGGCGCGTCGCGCCCGGGTCGGCGTCGGCACGGTGTACCGGCGCTTCCCCAGCAAGGACGTGCTGGTGCGCCGGATAGCCGAGGAGGAGACCTCCCGGCTGACCGACCAGGCCCGGTCCGCGCTGGGCCAGGAGGAGGAGCCGTGGTCGGCGCTGTCGCGCTTCCTGCGGACCTCGGTGGCCTCGGGCGCCGGGCGGCTGCTGCCTCCGCAGATACTGCGGGTCGGCGTCGAGGCCGATGAGTCTGCGGTGGTCGGCGATGCGGGTGCCGCACGGGCGGGAGGGGCGCCGGGTGACGGCTGGGACGAACCTCGGGTGCCACAGCAGCGCCAGGAGGCCGGGCAGGCCTCGGCCCAGAGCGGTCCAAGGGGAGCCGAGCACCGTTCCGGACCGGTTGAGGCGGAGGACGAGGACCTCGGCGCCGGAGCGGCCGATCTGTTGGAGGTCGTGGGCCGGCTGGTCGACCGGGCGCGCACGTCCGGTGAGCTGCGCCGCGATGTGACGGTGGCCGATGTACTGCTGGTCATCGCGACGGCGGCGCCCTCGTTGCCGGACGCGGCTCAGCAGGCGGCGGCGTCCGCCCGGCTGCTGGACATCCTGCTGGAGGGACTGCGCTCGCGGCCTGCGTGA